Genomic window (Deltaproteobacteria bacterium):
AGACTCGATAGAAATTTTGACAAAAAAAGACACGCGCCCAAACCGCGATTGGCTTCAGTTTGTCAAAACTTCCAAAGCCAAGGCCAAGGTTCGTCAATATCTCAAACTGGAAGAACACGCTCAGAGCAAGCAGGTGGGTTGGGAACTTTTGGAAAAAGCGTGTCAGAAATATGAGGTTTCCATCAACAAAGTTTTGAAAGAGGCAACGATGGATCATGTCGCGAGGGAATTAGGATATCGCGATTCCGACGGGCTTTTGTCTTCTCTGGGTTATGGAAAAATTTTGCCCGAAGAAATTTTGACGAAAATATTGCCGAAAGAAAAATTAGAGGGCAAAGAGCACTTAAAGCCCACACACCTTGAAAAAATTGTCGAAAAAGTTTCAAGGCATGCCGCGGGGCAGGTGAAGGTCAACGGAGTTTCGGATTTGTTGATCAACTTCGGGCGTTGTTGCGGACCCGTGCCCGGAGACCCCATCACCGGTTATGTTACAAGAGGAAAAGGGGTGAGTGTGCATGTGAACGACTGCTCCAAATTATTGTCGACGGATCCGGACCGGCGCGTGTCTGTGGAATGGGAATCAAAAACTCCGATGGCGCGCATCGCAAAAATCAAGGTAATCTGTGCCGACAGACCCGGCATGCTTCAGGCAATGACAGAGGCGATCACCGGTCAGGGCGTCAACATCGCCCAAGCCACCGCGCGCACCACAGAAGATTACAAAGCAATCAACACCTTCGATCTATCCATCACCGGAGTAGAACAACTCCGCCACGTTTTAAAATCACTGGAAAGAGTCAAAGGAATTATCTCAGTAGAACGAGTAAGAAATTAAAAAAATCCAATTCGGAATCCGTGTGTTCGATTGCACAAGCGTAGCTTCTGGGAAAAGCGTGTCGGAGGCAATTTTTACCTTATCGGGATCAAAAGAAAAATTGCCGAGACTCGAGCGAATTTTTTGGGTGTCCCAAAAAATATCGCGTCTTTTCCCAGAAGCTACGCTTGCGCAATCGAAGATAGGGTGGAGAAAAATTTAAGCCGCTTTTTGGATGAACCCTGAACGAATACAGCGACTGCAGACCTTGACGTGTTGCATTTTACCTTCAAAAAATGCCCGAACCTTTTGGAGATTGGGGTAATTTCTTGTCTTGGTTTTATGGTTGGAGTGGGAAACTTTATTGCCGGTAACCGGTTTTTTCCCACAAATTTTACATTGCTTTGCCATAATGAATTCCTTAAAAGTGGGGCATGTCTAGCAAATGGAGTGCAAATGTCAAGTCCCGGCTTTGCCGGGACGCGAAGCAAACTCGCAGAGTTTGCGGAGTCGAAAATGTCAAGCTCCGGAACAAAGTTGTGGGAAAAATGGGGGAGGATATGGGGGCCCGATACCTTAAAACCATTGGTTTTAGGGTATTAGAAAGAAATTTTAGAACCCGTTTCGGGGAGATTGATATTGTGGCCAAAAAAGGGAAAGAATATTTTTTTGTTGAGGTCAAGACACGCACTCAGGCAGATTTTGGAAGTTCTCTCGAATCGCTCCCTTTTTTCAGAATAAACCGGCTCAAGAAAATGGCCCTCTTTTATATTCAGAATAAAAAACTTCCCAATTCTTTTATGCATCTCTCCCTTTTGGGGATTGATGGGGCGTGCGCACAACCGCAGATCACTTTTTTACCGGACATTGTCGAATAAAATGCAAAAGTCAAAATGACAAACCAAAATTCAAAAATTTTGAATTTGAAATTGTCATTTTGCATTTTAATTTTTTCTCTTTGGATTTGATATGACCACATGGTGCCTGCTTCCAACTCTTGTTTTATATGCTTTAGCGAGTTTTCTTTATCTTGTGCTTGTTTTTAATCTGAATCTTTCCTTGGAAAAAAGAAAACGTTTCTGGATGGAAGACGTCGCTCTGTTTGCGACAACGGCGGGGGTTTTTTTCCATTTAATCTATCTCCTTTATGAACATTCATGGAGTCATTTTCTGTCCGTCCAGTCGTGTGCTCTTGTTCTTCTCTATTTATGGATGGTTTGGCGGTCCGGGTGGCAAAGCTTGGGTTCTTTTTTTCTCCCGTTGGCTCTTATTTTTCTTCTCCTTTCCCTGCAACAAACAGAAAAAACCGGTGCATGGATGGTTCTGTGGAGCGGTCATGCATGGTTTTTGAAATTTCATATTATTTGCGCTGGTGTGGCCATGCTTTTTATATCGGGATCCTTTCTTTTGGGGATTGCTTTTTTTCTGCAGGAGAGGGGACTCAAACTCAAAAAATGGAACCTCTTGTCTCTGGGACTTCCTCCTTTGTTATTGAATGAAAAAATCGCGCGGTTCTGGCTTCGTTTCGGATTTGTCTTCTTAACTATCGTTTTGATGACGGGGGTCATTTTACTCCGCAATTTTTCTTTTTCGTTTAAACCCGTTTTTCATGTCTTTCTGGCACTGATTAGCTGGACGTTTTATGCCTTTGCTTTAAATCGGCGTTGGACATGGTTTGGGGGGAGGAAAATACTATTGCTCTCCTTCCTTGGTTTTGTTAGCTTGGCCCTCACTTTTTTATGGAACTCCTTGTAATCGGTTGTAATTTTAAAACGAGCGCGATTGGCGAAAGGGAGAACTGGAATATCCCTCCCCTGCAGGTTTCTGCTTTTTGTCAGGGATTTTTGCAAATCGCCGGCGTTTCTGGCGTTGTTTTTTTGCCGACCTGCAACCGTGTTGAATTATATGTGACCCTTCAGAAAGATGTT
Coding sequences:
- a CDS encoding 50S ribosomal protein L28; this encodes MAKQCKICGKKPVTGNKVSHSNHKTKTRNYPNLQKVRAFFEGKMQHVKVCSRCIRSGFIQKAA
- the ccsA gene encoding cytochrome c biogenesis protein CcsA → MTTWCLLPTLVLYALASFLYLVLVFNLNLSLEKRKRFWMEDVALFATTAGVFFHLIYLLYEHSWSHFLSVQSCALVLLYLWMVWRSGWQSLGSFFLPLALIFLLLSLQQTEKTGAWMVLWSGHAWFLKFHIICAGVAMLFISGSFLLGIAFFLQERGLKLKKWNLLSLGLPPLLLNEKIARFWLRFGFVFLTIVLMTGVILLRNFSFSFKPVFHVFLALISWTFYAFALNRRWTWFGGRKILLLSFLGFVSLALTFLWNSL
- a CDS encoding YraN family protein — protein: MGARYLKTIGFRVLERNFRTRFGEIDIVAKKGKEYFFVEVKTRTQADFGSSLESLPFFRINRLKKMALFYIQNKKLPNSFMHLSLLGIDGACAQPQITFLPDIVE